DNA from Chrysiogenia bacterium:
CGCGAGGGCTCGTCGAAGATGTGGACGATCACGTCGCCGGCGTCGATGAGGATCCACTGACCGGGGTCCATGCCCTCGGCGCCCAGGGCGGCTTCGCCCTCGTCCTTGAGCCGCCGCAGGATGTTGTCGGCGATGGCCTGGTTGTGCTTGGAGTGGCTGCCCGCGCAGATCAAGAAGGCATCGGCATAGCCCGAGACGTCATGTACATCGAGCGATACAACGCCCTCGGCCTTCTTATCGAGGGCCGCATCGGCGATTGCCTGCAACTTTGCGGGAAGCGGTAGTGGTTTGGCTCTCTTCACCATTCGACGCTTCCAGCATAGGCCGCCCGGTGGGGCGGAGGCAACAGGGGGGTCATCGGGCCGGAGCCGCCTCCAGCAGCGCTGCCAGCTCTGATGGCTCAGTGACCGGCTTCTTGCAGCCGTAGTTCTCGCACACATAGGCGGCGGCCTTGCCGTCCACGAGGTCCTTGCCCT
Protein-coding regions in this window:
- the rsfS gene encoding ribosome silencing factor, which gives rise to MVKRAKPLPLPAKLQAIADAALDKKAEGVVSLDVHDVSGYADAFLICAGSHSKHNQAIADNILRRLKDEGEAALGAEGMDPGQWILIDAGDVIVHIFDEPSRQHYNLEQLWNDVPRVYYDHDSVKAAK